The proteins below are encoded in one region of Methanofollis aquaemaris:
- a CDS encoding MarC family protein encodes MEDPVTAFLYAFATLFIILHPLLVIPAFLGLTRGYGSEEKRRQAGIATAVAGGLMITFLVLGLPIFNLLGITLPSFEVAGGLLLFIIGMQQALGIEYSPDTTGHQKNIGVIIGTPLICGPGAITTVILLSTKCGILVTLPALLLTLAFTWFTLRYAGTIQRMLGETTSGVLTNVFGMVLAALAITLIAEGIEGLV; translated from the coding sequence ATGGAAGACCCCGTCACTGCCTTTCTGTACGCCTTCGCCACGCTCTTCATCATTCTCCACCCGCTCCTGGTGATCCCGGCGTTTCTCGGGCTCACCAGGGGATACGGGAGTGAAGAAAAGAGAAGACAAGCCGGCATCGCCACAGCCGTAGCAGGCGGGTTGATGATCACCTTCCTCGTCCTCGGGCTTCCGATCTTCAATCTCCTCGGGATCACCCTCCCGAGTTTCGAGGTGGCGGGCGGACTTCTTCTCTTCATCATCGGGATGCAGCAGGCGCTCGGGATCGAGTATTCTCCGGATACAACAGGCCACCAGAAGAACATCGGGGTCATCATCGGCACACCTCTCATCTGCGGGCCGGGGGCGATCACGACGGTGATCCTCCTCTCGACCAAGTGCGGCATTCTCGTGACCCTGCCGGCCCTCCTCCTCACCCTCGCCTTCACCTGGTTCACCCTCAGGTATGCCGGGACGATCCAGAGGATGCTCGGCGAGACGACCAGCGGCGTCCTGACCAATGTCTTCGGCATGGTCCTTGCAGCTCTTGCGATCACCCTCATCGCCGAGGGGATCGAAGGACTGGTCTAG
- a CDS encoding chemotaxis protein CheW, with translation MDITDVVEFEIGGTHYALDINLAREIVEMVPITPIPRAASHIAGIINLRGEITTILNLNRLLGLPEKTNAETRKIIILVSEAANGSNTGIIVDDVHSVLRVGRDDVVQMDETMAKEAYVKGIIRASTDEKVTKTQDENLIIWIDLQKVIEEEVKKI, from the coding sequence ATGGATATCACAGACGTTGTCGAGTTTGAGATCGGGGGCACCCACTATGCCCTTGACATCAACCTCGCACGGGAGATCGTCGAGATGGTGCCGATCACGCCGATACCAAGGGCGGCGTCACATATCGCCGGGATCATCAATCTTCGAGGCGAAATCACCACCATTCTGAACCTGAACAGGCTCCTCGGCCTCCCTGAAAAGACAAATGCAGAAACAAGAAAGATCATCATCCTGGTCTCCGAAGCCGCAAACGGGTCGAACACCGGGATCATCGTCGACGATGTTCATTCCGTCCTGCGGGTCGGCAGGGACGACGTGGTCCAGATGGATGAGACGATGGCAAAAGAGGCCTATGTCAAGGGGATTATCAGAGCGAGTACCGATGAAAAGGTGACAAAGACGCAGGATGAGAACCTCATCATCTGGATCGATCTCCAGAAGGTCATTGAGGAAGAGGTGAAAAAAATCTGA
- a CDS encoding sensor histidine kinase, with amino-acid sequence MGKGKEICLSRYPNGSAGECSRVIELLREEPRGLSTSEISRRLGMNRNSVAKYLNILVVSGHLEMQEVAVAKVYYLSHRVPISAMLDFSSDLILVLNGAGRVVQFNDNFLSFTGMEREEVLGKDVHRLDAHFFSHLREGGLIREALRGKKMVQELQFEKDGEIFFFVAKLVPTVFEDGDPAMTILFEDVTAARQAEVELREALTEKENLLANIHQRVRNNLQIISSLLALQASSMGEGINSEIIRKTEGRIGALARVHDHLDRSPDHVRVNLGEYLADLVEDLAKTASFPTEQVFTVVNPPEIHLRLDVAIPLGLVVNELVSNALSHAYPEDRPGTVRVEGVVEGGDLTLLVQDEGIGMPGDFDPAAPGSLGLNLVRTIVEGELGGSMEISNDNGVGLRVTFPLGGEAP; translated from the coding sequence ATGGGAAAAGGGAAGGAAATTTGTTTGTCTCGATATCCTAATGGATCAGCCGGGGAGTGTTCACGGGTCATCGAACTTCTCCGTGAAGAACCGAGAGGTCTGTCCACCTCTGAAATCTCGCGAAGGCTTGGAATGAACCGGAACTCGGTGGCAAAATATCTGAACATCCTCGTCGTATCCGGACATCTTGAGATGCAGGAGGTCGCCGTCGCAAAGGTCTATTATCTCTCTCATCGGGTTCCTATCTCTGCCATGCTCGACTTTTCCTCGGATCTCATCCTCGTGCTCAACGGGGCGGGGAGAGTGGTGCAGTTCAATGACAACTTTCTCTCCTTCACTGGCATGGAACGAGAGGAGGTGCTTGGTAAGGATGTGCACCGACTCGACGCCCACTTCTTCTCACATCTTCGGGAAGGGGGGTTGATACGCGAAGCCCTCAGAGGAAAAAAGATGGTACAGGAATTGCAGTTTGAGAAGGATGGAGAGATCTTTTTCTTTGTGGCAAAACTTGTTCCGACTGTCTTCGAGGACGGTGATCCGGCCATGACGATCCTTTTTGAAGATGTCACCGCAGCGCGGCAAGCAGAGGTCGAACTCAGAGAGGCGCTCACAGAGAAAGAGAATCTTCTTGCAAACATCCACCAGAGGGTGAGGAACAACCTCCAGATCATATCGAGTCTCCTTGCCCTCCAGGCATCCAGCATGGGAGAGGGAATAAATTCTGAGATCATTCGGAAAACCGAAGGGCGCATAGGGGCCCTGGCGCGGGTCCACGATCACCTCGACCGCTCTCCTGATCATGTCCGCGTCAACCTCGGAGAGTACCTCGCCGATCTGGTTGAAGACCTCGCGAAGACCGCCTCATTCCCGACCGAACAGGTCTTCACTGTTGTCAACCCCCCTGAGATTCATCTCAGGCTTGATGTTGCGATCCCTCTTGGTCTGGTCGTGAACGAACTCGTCTCAAATGCGCTCTCTCATGCCTACCCTGAAGACAGACCCGGCACAGTCAGAGTGGAAGGTGTGGTTGAGGGTGGGGATCTCACACTCCTGGTCCAGGACGAGGGTATCGGGATGCCCGGGGACTTTGACCCCGCCGCACCCGGGTCTCTTGGCCTCAATCTTGTCAGGACCATTGTCGAGGGTGAACTCGGGGGCTCGATGGAGATCTCTAACGACAACGGCGTGGGTCTCCGGGTCACCTTCCCTCTTGGGGGTGAGGCACCATGA
- a CDS encoding PAS domain S-box protein — protein MSGNNWRKIHQTCRSAVDFWTIFPIFLTVLSFGIVIFGFLNGVKSIIPVVLYLPIILIAYRQPNYGIQFSFLVGTSYLLLNLVYFPDLAEIPVAVIKATVLIGIGTLTSILSHRLSIKESKLRSIYDASAAGIFLLRRDGAIIQANDRLLSMLGYRDHDSLQRLDQIWEDERATILFNQTMKGGENKEIETEFRCRDGTLLAVLISAGPAPDEQIVCTVVDISRMKRAEWEKQEERARTRHYLDVAGVILLVIDDHMVVRMINQKGCSILGYPESEIIGKKWTEHFLPTHARGKVITACFTILSGSRISIKEFENPILTGDGSERQISWDLRPLKDENGDIYSILASGEDITLKKKTIETLRETEECYRRLITMTPEAIGITCEGKIIHLNAAALKVLRVTSLEEFGERSFWSYIHPESHETVRNELQKIHTGIWSSYFNEVRLCLADGTSPYVEATMIPTTNQGHQAIQFVFRDITTERKIEEELRQSENLYRTLFEASGAATVIIEEDLMISLANSGFAELSGYAKNEIEGTVRWEHFFTGADLDQMLEFHQKRCKEGGDVPQVYTSCFVAKGGSIHNVIVTIALIPGTKKSVISLVDITVQKDYETKLKNSLREKDVLLKEIHHRVKNNMQQIASLLSLQGSTIRDPEAIDLLKNCESRIIAMALVHENLYMSENLASIDVKIYISTLCSEIHDSYASSSEFVIKTDIDDITLDLDTAIPIGLIVNELVSNAIKHAFLGRKTGTVQVGLHKKAATLCLTVEDDGIGVSPDIITDNVGKLGIRLVSVLSDQIGGVFEAYTDERTRFTVFFPDPPSKN, from the coding sequence ATGTCCGGGAATAATTGGCGGAAGATCCATCAGACTTGCAGATCTGCAGTCGATTTCTGGACCATTTTCCCCATTTTTTTGACAGTATTGAGTTTCGGGATCGTTATATTCGGGTTTCTGAACGGTGTAAAGAGCATAATTCCTGTAGTCCTGTACCTCCCCATTATTCTCATCGCCTATCGACAACCAAACTACGGCATTCAATTCTCGTTTCTGGTCGGCACCTCATATCTGCTATTAAATCTGGTCTATTTTCCAGACCTGGCCGAGATCCCGGTGGCTGTCATCAAAGCAACAGTTCTCATCGGGATCGGCACCCTCACGTCCATCCTCTCACACAGACTGAGTATCAAAGAGAGCAAACTCCGCAGCATCTATGACGCCTCAGCCGCCGGGATCTTCCTTCTGAGAAGGGACGGCGCGATCATTCAGGCAAATGACCGCCTTCTCTCGATGCTCGGGTACCGCGATCATGATAGCCTCCAACGTCTGGACCAGATCTGGGAGGACGAGAGGGCCACCATACTCTTTAACCAGACAATGAAAGGTGGAGAAAATAAAGAGATCGAGACTGAGTTCCGATGCCGCGACGGAACCCTGCTTGCAGTCCTGATCTCGGCAGGACCGGCACCAGACGAACAGATCGTCTGCACTGTCGTCGACATCAGCAGAATGAAGAGAGCAGAATGGGAAAAGCAGGAAGAACGCGCCAGGACAAGACACTACCTCGATGTGGCGGGTGTGATCCTCCTTGTTATCGACGATCACATGGTCGTGCGGATGATCAACCAGAAAGGCTGTTCAATCCTCGGCTACCCTGAATCCGAGATCATCGGGAAGAAATGGACTGAGCACTTTCTGCCGACCCATGCAAGGGGAAAAGTAATAACAGCCTGTTTTACCATCCTTTCTGGATCCCGGATAAGCATCAAAGAATTCGAGAACCCAATCCTGACCGGAGACGGAAGCGAACGTCAGATCTCATGGGATCTTCGCCCTTTAAAGGATGAAAACGGAGACATATACTCAATACTCGCCTCCGGAGAGGACATTACCCTGAAAAAGAAAACAATTGAGACCCTCAGAGAGACTGAAGAATGTTACCGGCGCCTCATTACCATGACCCCAGAGGCGATCGGGATCACCTGCGAAGGTAAAATTATCCATCTCAATGCCGCAGCCCTGAAGGTGCTGCGAGTGACCTCTCTCGAAGAATTTGGAGAACGCTCATTCTGGTCGTACATCCACCCAGAATCTCACGAAACGGTCCGGAACGAACTCCAGAAGATCCACACCGGAATCTGGTCTTCCTATTTCAACGAAGTCAGACTCTGTCTGGCAGACGGAACGAGCCCGTATGTCGAAGCGACAATGATCCCGACCACCAACCAGGGACATCAGGCCATTCAGTTCGTTTTCCGCGACATCACCACAGAGAGAAAGATAGAAGAAGAACTGCGACAGTCAGAAAATCTCTACCGGACGCTGTTCGAAGCTTCAGGTGCCGCCACAGTGATCATCGAGGAGGATCTCATGATCTCCCTCGCCAATTCTGGTTTTGCCGAACTCTCGGGATATGCGAAAAACGAGATTGAGGGAACTGTTCGATGGGAACACTTCTTTACCGGGGCGGATCTCGATCAAATGCTTGAGTTCCACCAGAAGAGATGTAAAGAAGGCGGAGACGTGCCCCAGGTTTATACCTCCTGCTTTGTCGCAAAGGGCGGTTCGATCCACAATGTCATCGTAACCATCGCCCTCATCCCGGGAACAAAGAAGAGCGTGATATCGCTCGTCGATATCACTGTTCAGAAGGATTACGAGACAAAGTTGAAAAATTCTCTCAGAGAAAAGGACGTCCTGCTCAAGGAAATCCATCACCGCGTCAAGAACAACATGCAACAGATCGCAAGCCTCCTCTCTCTCCAGGGATCCACCATCAGAGATCCCGAAGCTATCGACCTACTCAAAAACTGCGAAAGCCGGATCATTGCGATGGCCCTCGTCCACGAGAACCTCTATATGTCAGAAAATCTGGCGTCGATCGATGTGAAGATCTATATTTCCACCCTCTGTTCTGAGATCCATGATTCTTACGCGTCAAGTTCAGAGTTCGTCATCAAGACCGATATCGACGATATCACCCTCGATCTCGACACCGCGATTCCGATCGGGCTGATCGTGAACGAACTTGTTTCAAACGCCATTAAACATGCATTCCTCGGGAGGAAAACAGGAACAGTTCAGGTCGGCCTCCACAAAAAAGCAGCGACATTGTGCCTCACCGTGGAAGACGACGGTATCGGGGTTTCTCCAGATATTATCACAGACAATGTGGGAAAACTCGGGATAAGGTTGGTCAGCGTTCTTTCCGATCAGATTGGCGGCGTTTTTGAGGCATACACCGATGAAAGAACTCGATTTACCGTATTCTTTCCAGACCCACCCTCTAAAAATTGA
- a CDS encoding methyl-accepting chemotaxis protein, giving the protein MKAKDTEFKENVSEDIKPEEELNRSEMVLEGIDLIPLPLHVIDRDYRILFINQAAAAALGMKESECLGKHCYDLYNADICKSRNCPGRVAMETGKTNSIDILYDDGRWENCTSVAHHDENGRIIGAVEYFPDITAQKQTVQDLLHVGEEARNGNLSTRASLDAEGDFLEIAKSVNTLLEAVIVPIQRAAQDVELIGKGIIPERVDASTYKGEFKQLAESFNNCTDGLEALKEGYDVLQRMAQNDYTRKVEGNYQGGFAKIAEAINGVQSSLLRIQAGVITFGVGNLEQLDDLKRAGRKSENDQMIPAFIATAEHLRALVDDAEMLAEVGRRGELSKRADASKHQGEYANVIEGMNRLMDVVVAPINEAMRVSGCFAKGDYTTRFSEDISVAGDFQKFKQSLNDLGTKSAAMVGQIQQAVEQVEAGVSDASRGSGEISKAAEQVAITSQRCADLNRDLLIRMEEISHRIGDLSASNEEMASTSQEVLGRAENVAKMGSDAQGLGKEANEKIAVVDEIATESVTDITQLNEEMHEINKIVKLITDISNQTNLLALNAAIEAARAGEHGRGFAVVAGEVRNLAGESKKATNDIETLITSIQAKSEKTATAIKSANNEITASVESVNNAILALNKIVEGAVAVTHDMSEMAKAIEDQANTSNAVVHTVDEGTRLTQETQKEVSDLAALAEEASASTEEIESVTNELGSMAHGLKETMAQFRV; this is encoded by the coding sequence ATGAAAGCAAAGGACACAGAATTCAAGGAAAACGTATCTGAGGATATAAAACCAGAAGAAGAACTCAATAGGTCTGAGATGGTGCTGGAGGGGATCGATCTCATCCCTCTTCCCCTTCATGTCATCGACAGGGATTACAGGATCCTCTTCATCAATCAGGCTGCAGCAGCCGCACTGGGGATGAAGGAGAGCGAGTGCCTCGGGAAGCACTGCTATGACCTATACAATGCCGATATCTGCAAATCAAGGAACTGTCCCGGCCGGGTGGCTATGGAAACCGGGAAGACAAACAGCATTGACATTCTGTATGATGACGGTCGGTGGGAGAACTGCACCAGTGTGGCCCATCACGACGAAAATGGCCGGATCATCGGGGCGGTCGAGTACTTCCCGGACATCACCGCCCAGAAGCAGACCGTGCAGGATCTTCTCCATGTCGGCGAGGAGGCGCGGAACGGGAACCTTTCAACCCGCGCCAGCCTCGACGCCGAAGGCGACTTCCTGGAGATCGCAAAAAGCGTCAACACCCTCCTCGAAGCCGTCATCGTGCCCATCCAACGCGCCGCACAAGATGTCGAACTCATCGGCAAGGGTATAATCCCTGAAAGAGTTGATGCTTCAACTTACAAAGGGGAATTCAAACAGCTCGCAGAGAGTTTCAACAACTGCACCGATGGTCTTGAAGCTCTTAAGGAGGGTTACGACGTCCTCCAGAGGATGGCACAGAATGATTACACCCGGAAGGTCGAAGGAAACTACCAGGGTGGCTTTGCGAAGATCGCGGAGGCGATCAATGGTGTGCAGAGCAGTCTCCTCCGCATCCAGGCAGGTGTGATCACCTTCGGTGTAGGCAACCTGGAACAACTTGACGACCTCAAGCGCGCCGGGCGGAAGTCAGAGAACGACCAGATGATCCCGGCCTTCATCGCCACGGCGGAGCATCTTCGCGCCCTCGTGGACGACGCAGAAATGCTTGCAGAGGTAGGCAGGCGGGGAGAACTTTCAAAACGGGCCGACGCATCAAAACATCAGGGGGAGTACGCCAACGTCATCGAGGGCATGAACCGTCTGATGGATGTCGTCGTTGCCCCGATTAACGAAGCAATGCGAGTCTCAGGGTGCTTTGCAAAAGGCGATTATACCACTCGGTTCTCCGAGGATATTTCTGTAGCAGGCGATTTCCAGAAATTTAAACAGTCATTAAACGATCTGGGCACAAAGTCTGCCGCCATGGTGGGGCAGATCCAGCAGGCGGTCGAGCAGGTGGAGGCCGGAGTCTCGGACGCGAGCAGGGGGTCCGGCGAGATCTCAAAGGCCGCTGAACAGGTGGCAATCACGAGTCAGCGGTGTGCAGACCTCAACCGGGATCTCCTCATCAGAATGGAAGAGATCAGTCACCGCATCGGCGACCTCTCGGCATCGAACGAGGAGATGGCAAGCACCTCGCAGGAAGTCCTCGGAAGAGCAGAAAATGTGGCAAAGATGGGCAGTGACGCCCAGGGCCTCGGCAAGGAGGCAAACGAGAAGATCGCCGTAGTCGACGAGATCGCCACCGAGAGTGTGACCGATATCACTCAACTCAACGAGGAGATGCACGAGATCAACAAGATCGTCAAACTCATCACCGATATCTCAAACCAGACCAACCTCCTCGCGCTGAACGCTGCGATCGAAGCGGCAAGAGCGGGCGAACATGGCAGAGGGTTCGCTGTCGTCGCAGGCGAGGTCAGAAACCTTGCAGGTGAATCAAAGAAGGCCACGAACGACATCGAAACCCTGATCACCTCCATCCAGGCAAAGAGCGAGAAGACAGCGACAGCCATCAAGTCTGCGAACAACGAGATCACCGCAAGTGTCGAGAGTGTGAACAACGCGATCCTTGCCTTGAACAAGATCGTCGAGGGTGCCGTGGCGGTGACCCACGATATGAGCGAAATGGCGAAAGCCATCGAAGACCAGGCAAACACGAGTAATGCTGTCGTTCATACCGTCGATGAAGGTACGAGACTGACGCAGGAGACGCAAAAAGAGGTGAGCGACCTTGCCGCCCTCGCCGAGGAGGCGAGCGCCTCGACCGAAGAGATCGAGAGTGTCACCAACGAACTCGGTTCCATGGCACATGGACTGAAAGAGACGATGGCACAGTTCAGGGTATAG
- a CDS encoding response regulator codes for MMQNERLLVLLVDDDPEVLERTKRWFEESGEFLCISAPSADVALDLLPGGGFDAVVSDYQMPGMDGVTFFRTLRAQGSRIPGVLYTGMGRDSVLEDALAAGASFYVRKGVGTRAELIELAHAVRAAVVLGGRI; via the coding sequence ATGATGCAGAACGAGCGTCTTCTGGTCCTTCTTGTCGATGACGATCCCGAAGTGCTGGAGAGGACAAAACGGTGGTTTGAGGAGAGTGGGGAGTTTCTCTGTATCAGCGCCCCCTCCGCGGACGTCGCCCTCGACCTTCTGCCCGGCGGCGGGTTCGACGCCGTCGTCTCAGACTATCAGATGCCGGGGATGGACGGGGTCACCTTCTTCAGAACCCTGCGGGCGCAGGGTTCCCGGATCCCCGGTGTCCTGTACACCGGGATGGGTCGCGACTCGGTGCTTGAGGATGCGCTTGCTGCAGGTGCCTCATTCTATGTACGAAAAGGGGTGGGGACCAGGGCCGAACTGATCGAACTTGCTCATGCTGTCCGTGCGGCCGTGGTCCTTGGCGGGCGGATCTAA
- the pdxT gene encoding pyridoxal 5'-phosphate synthase glutaminase subunit PdxT, with protein sequence MAGKKVGVLALQGDVSEHVQAFEVALGGDGEVVPVRMPADLEGCDALAIPGGESTTLARLIAESGLREAIRSFEGGIFATCAGMVLVATEINDSRFEPLGIVDITIERNAFGRQRDSFEADLEVAGLDEPFHAVFIRAPMATAAGPDVEVIARIDEGIVAVRRGKHMVLSFHPELCGDLRLHRMFLEAL encoded by the coding sequence GTGGCTGGTAAGAAGGTCGGCGTCCTCGCCCTGCAGGGGGACGTGAGCGAACATGTCCAGGCCTTTGAGGTCGCCCTTGGAGGGGACGGCGAGGTCGTGCCGGTCCGCATGCCGGCCGACCTCGAGGGCTGCGACGCCCTCGCCATTCCCGGCGGCGAGTCGACGACCCTTGCCCGACTGATCGCCGAGAGCGGTCTCCGTGAGGCGATCCGATCTTTCGAAGGCGGGATCTTTGCGACCTGTGCCGGGATGGTGCTGGTCGCGACCGAGATCAACGATTCCAGGTTTGAACCTCTCGGCATCGTCGACATCACCATCGAACGAAACGCCTTCGGGCGGCAGCGCGATTCCTTCGAGGCCGACCTCGAGGTCGCAGGGCTTGATGAACCCTTCCACGCGGTCTTCATCAGGGCGCCGATGGCGACGGCCGCAGGCCCTGATGTCGAGGTGATTGCCAGGATAGACGAGGGGATCGTTGCCGTCAGGCGAGGAAAGCATATGGTCCTCTCCTTCCACCCCGAACTCTGCGGCGATCTCAGATTGCACAGGATGTTCCTTGAGGCCCTCTGA
- a CDS encoding MarC family protein has product MDTPLSVLFYAFATLFIILDPLLSIPIFVGLTEGCRPEEKAQQAWLAVRVAGAILTVFLFFGLAIFDLLGISPASFKVAGGILLLILGLQVALGVELPHDLKAQQNIAGVLIGTPLLCGPGAITTITLLSTKCGIPITAAALVLCLAVTWLILRYAADIMRILGETVTDIMGKVLGMFLAAIAVRLIAEGVTGLAG; this is encoded by the coding sequence ATGGACACCCCCCTCTCTGTCCTCTTCTATGCATTCGCCACGCTCTTCATCATCCTCGATCCCCTCCTTTCCATCCCGATCTTTGTCGGGCTCACCGAGGGATGTCGACCTGAAGAGAAGGCACAACAGGCCTGGCTGGCAGTCAGAGTAGCCGGTGCCATCCTTACCGTCTTCCTCTTCTTCGGCCTCGCAATCTTCGACCTCCTCGGGATCTCCCCGGCGAGTTTCAAGGTGGCGGGCGGGATCCTCCTGCTCATCCTCGGGTTGCAGGTGGCGCTTGGCGTCGAGTTGCCCCACGACCTGAAAGCACAGCAAAATATCGCAGGAGTCCTTATCGGCACCCCGTTGCTCTGCGGGCCGGGGGCGATCACGACCATCACCCTTCTCTCGACAAAGTGCGGCATCCCCATCACCGCCGCCGCTCTCGTCCTCTGCCTCGCTGTCACCTGGCTTATTCTGCGGTATGCCGCAGATATCATGCGCATCCTCGGCGAGACCGTCACCGATATCATGGGAAAGGTGCTCGGGATGTTTCTCGCGGCGATCGCCGTCAGACTCATTGCCGAAGGGGTGACCGGGCTCGCCGGATAG
- the pdxS gene encoding pyridoxal 5'-phosphate synthase lyase subunit PdxS yields the protein MKLEELRYGTELLKRGFASMQKGGVIMDVVNAEQARIAEEAGAVAVMALERVPADIRKAGGVARMADPEKVIEIIDAVSIPVMGKVRIGHFVEAQVLETIGVDMIDESEVLTPADEEYHIEKMKFTVPFVCGARNLGEAMRRINEGAAMIRTKGEAGTGNVVEAVRHMRAIQGEIREIAGMDEQELRARARAIEAPYEILAETAKMGRLPVVNFSAGGIATPSDAALMMQMGADGVFVGSGIFKSSNPQKMAKAVVEAVHHYTDAKVIAEVSRGIGDPMKGLDIHELKGEERLQERGW from the coding sequence ATGAAACTTGAGGAACTGAGGTACGGCACCGAGCTCCTGAAGCGGGGCTTTGCGTCCATGCAGAAGGGAGGGGTCATCATGGATGTGGTGAACGCCGAGCAGGCACGCATCGCTGAGGAAGCCGGCGCTGTTGCCGTGATGGCGCTTGAGCGGGTTCCGGCCGATATCAGGAAAGCCGGTGGAGTGGCGCGGATGGCCGACCCTGAGAAGGTCATCGAGATCATCGACGCCGTGTCCATCCCGGTGATGGGCAAGGTGCGGATCGGTCACTTTGTCGAGGCCCAGGTGCTTGAGACGATCGGCGTCGATATGATCGACGAGAGCGAGGTTCTCACCCCGGCAGACGAGGAGTACCATATCGAGAAGATGAAGTTCACCGTGCCGTTCGTCTGCGGTGCTCGCAACCTCGGCGAGGCGATGCGCCGGATCAACGAGGGTGCGGCGATGATCAGGACGAAGGGCGAGGCCGGGACCGGCAATGTTGTCGAGGCGGTGCGGCACATGCGGGCGATACAGGGCGAGATCCGGGAGATTGCCGGTATGGACGAGCAGGAACTCCGAGCCCGTGCCCGCGCGATCGAGGCGCCATATGAGATTCTTGCCGAGACGGCGAAGATGGGCCGCCTCCCGGTTGTGAACTTCTCTGCGGGTGGGATCGCTACGCCATCCGACGCCGCGCTCATGATGCAGATGGGTGCGGACGGTGTCTTCGTTGGGTCAGGGATCTTCAAGTCCTCGAACCCTCAGAAGATGGCGAAGGCAGTTGTCGAGGCTGTTCACCACTACACCGACGCAAAGGTCATCGCCGAGGTGAGCCGCGGCATCGGTGACCCGATGAAGGGCCTGGACATCCATGAACTCAAGGGAGAAGAGAGGCTGCAGGAGCGTGGCTGGTAA
- a CDS encoding response regulator, with amino-acid sequence MIPLRVLVVEDAAIIALDIASRVKRLGHEVVGVASTAEMACEKACEAHPDLVLMDINLKGEQDGIEAASRIVDELGIRSVFITAYSDKGMKERALATHPLGYIVKPIREVDLEKVLARVEEEVREARRT; translated from the coding sequence ATGATCCCTCTGCGGGTGCTTGTCGTGGAGGACGCTGCAATCATTGCGCTTGATATTGCAAGCCGGGTGAAGCGACTCGGGCATGAGGTTGTCGGCGTCGCTTCGACAGCGGAGATGGCGTGCGAAAAGGCCTGTGAGGCCCATCCGGATCTGGTATTGATGGACATTAACCTCAAAGGAGAGCAGGACGGCATCGAGGCTGCGTCCCGGATCGTAGATGAACTCGGGATCAGGAGTGTTTTCATCACTGCATACTCGGACAAAGGGATGAAAGAACGGGCCCTTGCCACCCATCCTCTCGGGTATATCGTCAAGCCGATCAGGGAAGTTGACCTGGAGAAGGTGCTTGCACGGGTGGAAGAGGAGGTCCGGGAGGCCCGACGCACCTGA